One Pectobacterium polaris DNA window includes the following coding sequences:
- a CDS encoding pyridoxal phosphate-dependent aminotransferase yields the protein MNFLINESDVLNPKRRALLKLSGALLGTAAVTTGLSSRAFAETQPENAAFTAPSATNPIRINFNENPLGMSPKAQAAAREAVVKANRYAKSEILLLGNKLAAHHQVEAPSILLTAGSSEGIRAAIEAYASLDAQLVIPELTYGDGEHFAKIAGIHVTKVKMLDNWAFDIEGLKAAVASYSGPSIVYLVNPNNPTGTITPADLIEPWIASKPANTMFIVDEAYAEFVNDPRFRSISPMITQGAENIILLKTFSKIHAMAGMRVGYAVAHPNVIALMGRYVAGEKINFSGVDAALASMDDSAFITYSKKSNDVSRQILLKALDDLKLPYLPSEGNFVFHQLVVPLKGYQKHMADAGVLIGRAFPPADNWCRISLGTPQEMQWVADTMREFRNKNWI from the coding sequence ATGAATTTTTTAATCAATGAAAGCGACGTGTTAAACCCAAAACGCAGAGCATTATTAAAACTTTCGGGCGCCCTGCTGGGAACGGCGGCGGTAACCACAGGGTTAAGTTCGCGGGCTTTTGCCGAGACTCAACCTGAGAATGCCGCATTTACCGCGCCGTCGGCCACTAACCCAATCCGTATTAACTTCAATGAGAACCCACTGGGTATGTCGCCCAAGGCGCAAGCCGCTGCGCGTGAGGCTGTCGTGAAAGCCAATCGTTATGCAAAGAGTGAAATTTTACTGCTTGGCAATAAGCTGGCGGCGCATCATCAGGTTGAAGCCCCTTCCATCTTGCTGACAGCCGGATCGTCCGAAGGTATCCGAGCGGCCATTGAAGCCTACGCCTCGCTGGATGCACAGTTGGTGATTCCTGAATTAACCTACGGAGACGGCGAACACTTTGCGAAAATTGCCGGAATTCATGTCACGAAAGTCAAAATGCTCGACAACTGGGCATTCGATATTGAAGGGCTGAAAGCCGCCGTAGCTAGTTACAGCGGCCCTTCCATCGTTTATCTGGTTAATCCTAACAATCCAACGGGTACGATTACGCCAGCGGATTTAATCGAACCGTGGATTGCCAGCAAGCCAGCCAATACGATGTTTATCGTCGATGAGGCTTATGCCGAGTTCGTCAATGACCCGCGTTTTCGCTCTATTTCACCGATGATCACGCAGGGTGCAGAGAACATTATTCTGCTCAAAACGTTCTCCAAAATACATGCCATGGCCGGTATGCGCGTTGGGTATGCCGTCGCCCATCCCAACGTTATTGCGTTGATGGGACGGTATGTCGCGGGCGAAAAAATCAATTTTAGCGGTGTGGATGCCGCATTGGCATCTATGGACGACTCGGCATTCATTACCTACAGCAAAAAGAGTAATGATGTGTCGCGCCAAATCCTGCTGAAAGCGCTGGATGACCTGAAATTGCCTTACTTACCGTCAGAAGGAAATTTTGTGTTCCACCAGTTGGTCGTGCCGCTTAAGGGTTACCAAAAGCATATGGCAGACGCGGGCGTGCTGATTGGCCGCGCGTTTCCTCCAGCAGATAACTGGTGTCGTATCTCGTTAGGGACGCCGCAGGAAATGCAGTGGGTCGCGGATACTATGCGCGAATTCCGCAACAAGAACTGGATTTAA
- the bioD gene encoding dethiobiotin synthase → MLKRIFVTGTDTAVGKTVVSKALLQKLALAGKSVAGYKPIAKGCEETEAGLRNKDALLLQAASTLELPYNMVNPIALREDEISASEGTIDYCTMTQGLRHMGETADIVVVEGTGGWRTVMNDLRPYSEWVVQEQLPVVLVVGIKLGCISHALLTAQAIINDGLPLVGWVANRINPGLANYAEIIHVLRKKIPAPQLGELPYLPRAEQRDLSSYIDLSAVSY, encoded by the coding sequence ATGTTGAAACGTATTTTTGTCACTGGTACTGATACCGCCGTTGGCAAAACAGTGGTATCCAAGGCGCTACTGCAAAAACTGGCGCTGGCAGGCAAATCGGTTGCGGGCTACAAACCGATAGCAAAAGGGTGCGAAGAGACGGAAGCGGGCCTGCGTAATAAAGACGCGCTGTTGCTACAGGCGGCCTCCACGCTGGAATTGCCCTATAACATGGTTAACCCCATCGCACTGCGGGAAGATGAAATCAGCGCCAGCGAAGGAACCATTGATTACTGCACGATGACGCAAGGCCTGCGCCACATGGGCGAGACGGCGGATATCGTGGTGGTTGAAGGCACCGGCGGATGGCGAACCGTCATGAACGATCTGCGTCCATATTCCGAATGGGTGGTGCAGGAACAGCTGCCTGTTGTGCTGGTTGTTGGCATCAAACTGGGCTGTATCAGCCATGCGCTGCTGACCGCGCAGGCGATCATCAACGATGGTTTGCCGCTGGTCGGCTGGGTCGCTAACCGTATTAACCCCGGACTGGCGAATTACGCAGAAATCATTCACGTTCTGCGGAAAAAAATTCCGGCACCGCAGTTGGGTGAATTACCTTACTTGCCACGCGCCGAACAGCGGGATCTCTCGTCTTATATCGATCTTTCTGCCGTCAGCTATTAA
- a CDS encoding DUF1283 family protein: MNHYSFSSLIRAFIPLSLVIVSAAWQPAALAETRHIIVDSGDSALSKEAARQSKEQWDSTRSLRNKVNNRVEKEFDKTEKAIDGREKCNASYNVNAYWENTTDRCLDRRTGRPVTP; the protein is encoded by the coding sequence ATGAACCACTACTCTTTTTCTTCTTTGATTCGGGCCTTCATCCCGCTTTCTCTGGTTATCGTTTCCGCTGCCTGGCAGCCTGCCGCACTGGCAGAGACACGTCATATCATTGTTGATTCCGGCGACAGCGCGTTGTCAAAAGAAGCGGCGCGTCAAAGCAAAGAGCAATGGGATTCAACCCGCTCGCTGCGTAATAAAGTCAATAACCGCGTTGAGAAAGAATTCGATAAAACGGAAAAAGCGATTGATGGGCGTGAAAAATGCAACGCCAGCTACAACGTTAATGCTTACTGGGAAAACACCACCGATCGCTGCCTCGATCGTCGTACTGGCCGCCCCGTTACTCCCTGA
- a CDS encoding mannosyl-3-phosphoglycerate phosphatase-related protein, whose product MQTRNTTLIIFSDLDGSLLDHETYRWDAAQQWLTRLANEGIPLIITTSKTAAEVEPLRRALGLEPYPYIAENGAIAVLPPTWQSHPDYPRKRMGAEYSVIRAQLESLRASGFRFKGFGDMSSTEIAEMTGLTAQDAKRAQQREATEPLLWLDEQNALPRFCQLLAEAGLTLTQGGRFYHAMSAQTSKGFMVNWIKTQYIEKYGTDVKTLGLGDGPNDISLLCTVDYAVLIKGKGNQIVNLPESYSGKQYCTQNSGPQGWSEGLAHFIGNDHFSA is encoded by the coding sequence ATGCAAACGCGTAATACGACGCTGATTATCTTCAGCGATCTCGATGGATCGTTGCTAGATCATGAAACTTATCGGTGGGATGCCGCGCAACAGTGGCTTACACGGCTGGCGAATGAGGGAATTCCACTGATTATCACCACCAGTAAAACGGCGGCCGAAGTTGAGCCCTTACGGCGGGCGCTCGGGTTGGAACCGTATCCCTATATTGCGGAAAACGGCGCTATTGCCGTGCTGCCGCCAACATGGCAATCACATCCTGATTATCCAAGGAAGAGGATGGGTGCAGAGTATTCCGTTATCCGCGCTCAGTTGGAATCGCTACGCGCATCCGGTTTCCGTTTCAAAGGCTTTGGCGATATGAGCAGTACGGAAATAGCAGAAATGACGGGATTAACCGCGCAAGACGCCAAACGCGCGCAACAGCGAGAAGCCACTGAACCGCTGCTGTGGCTGGACGAGCAAAATGCCCTACCGCGTTTTTGCCAGTTATTGGCAGAAGCGGGGCTGACTCTGACCCAAGGTGGTCGTTTCTATCACGCCATGAGTGCCCAAACGAGTAAGGGATTTATGGTTAACTGGATAAAAACACAGTATATCGAGAAATACGGTACTGACGTCAAAACGCTTGGTCTGGGAGACGGTCCGAACGATATATCCCTGTTATGCACGGTGGACTACGCCGTATTAATTAAAGGCAAAGGAAATCAAATTGTTAACCTGCCTGAATCGTACAGCGGCAAGCAATATTGCACACAGAATTCAGGGCCTCAAGGCTGGAGTGAAGGACTGGCGCATTTTATTGGCAACGATCATTTCTCGGCATGA
- a CDS encoding GlxA family transcriptional regulator produces MAVLTVAVVVSENFSPFHLSIPGMVFSDMLYEEKQFELFFCAEKPGMVASEHGFSINVDHGFSALQNADLIVVPYWSHPETRPSAPLLDALRAAATRKAQIAGLCLGTYVLAYAGLLDGRRASTHWAFEQDFIARFLHVQLDTNALYVQDEHLITSAGTVAAIDCCLYLVRQHCGSAIANRAARRLVIPPYREGGQAQFIEHPVPENTRDSKINQLLDYLRSHLRSPHSLDALASRVQMSRRTFTRHFFRATGMTVSDWLTAERLHHSQTLLESTSHSIEAIADSVGFQSAVTFRQQFKQRFSVSPTDWRKTFQDKRSTR; encoded by the coding sequence ATGGCTGTGCTGACCGTCGCGGTGGTTGTCTCCGAGAATTTTAGCCCGTTTCATTTATCTATACCGGGTATGGTTTTCAGCGACATGCTCTATGAAGAAAAACAATTTGAGCTTTTTTTCTGTGCGGAAAAACCGGGCATGGTGGCATCAGAGCACGGGTTTTCTATCAACGTTGATCACGGATTTTCCGCGTTACAAAACGCCGATTTGATCGTGGTTCCCTACTGGAGCCATCCAGAGACGCGCCCTTCTGCACCGCTTCTGGATGCGTTACGCGCTGCCGCAACCCGCAAAGCACAGATCGCCGGATTATGTCTGGGAACTTATGTGCTGGCTTATGCCGGATTGCTAGATGGACGCCGTGCCTCGACACACTGGGCATTTGAGCAGGATTTTATCGCCCGCTTTCTTCATGTGCAGTTGGATACCAACGCGCTCTATGTCCAAGATGAACACCTGATTACGTCTGCGGGCACGGTGGCGGCAATAGACTGCTGCCTTTATCTGGTTCGTCAACATTGCGGCAGCGCTATTGCTAACCGTGCCGCCCGCCGTCTGGTGATCCCACCTTACCGTGAAGGTGGGCAGGCTCAGTTTATTGAACATCCGGTGCCGGAAAATACGCGAGATAGTAAAATCAATCAGCTGCTGGACTATCTGCGCAGCCATCTCCGTTCGCCCCACTCTTTGGATGCGCTGGCAAGCCGCGTGCAGATGAGCCGCAGGACATTTACCCGACATTTCTTCCGAGCCACAGGCATGACGGTTAGCGACTGGCTAACGGCGGAACGGCTCCATCATAGCCAGACATTACTGGAATCGACATCTCACTCCATCGAAGCGATTGCGGATAGCGTGGGTTTTCAGTCAGCGGTAACCTTTCGCCAGCAGTTCAAACAGCGTTTTAGCGTGAGCCCGACCGACTGGCGTAAAACGTTTCAGGATAAAAGAAGCACCCGCTGA
- the pptA gene encoding tautomerase PptA, translating into MPHIDVKHFPRNLSEEEKKAVAEDLAAVLKKHFGSSDESLSVALNEIQPERWKDDVYDPFIKPQLDTLPKKPGYSY; encoded by the coding sequence ATGCCCCATATCGATGTCAAACACTTCCCAAGGAATCTGTCTGAAGAAGAGAAGAAAGCCGTCGCGGAAGATCTTGCTGCGGTCCTGAAGAAGCATTTCGGTTCTTCCGACGAATCGCTTTCTGTCGCGTTAAACGAAATCCAGCCGGAACGCTGGAAAGATGACGTTTACGATCCGTTCATCAAACCGCAGTTGGATACGTTGCCGAAAAAGCCGGGATATTCGTATTAA
- a CDS encoding glycosyltransferase family protein, which translates to MSEFYQDGIITNFHNLTQRSMEELEYELQVFSGQNSMGLILPSLYSELEGPALSHIVDQLSQVSYLDEIVIGLDRADREQFLYARKFFSRLPHRHRILWNDGPRLKALSDELAEKSLAPEEPGKGRNVWFCVGYTLASRRSACVALHDCDIVTYDRAMLARLLYPVANPHFNYDFCKGYYARVAEGKLNGRVGRLLVYPLLKSLQKVYGNSDYLDYMRSYRYPLSGEFAMRTTILNNLRIPGDWGLEIGVLSEIYRGTATRRICQVDIADRYDHKHQPMSEDDPNAGLQRMAADITKALYRKLAILGVNITTDSFRVLRATYYRTALDMIDAFEHDARMNGLSFDRHKEESAVELFSDVITFAGHAYSDVLGDKPFVPSWNRVQSAFPDILERLYAAVEADNQET; encoded by the coding sequence ATGAGCGAATTTTATCAAGATGGCATCATTACCAATTTTCACAATCTCACTCAGAGAAGCATGGAAGAGCTGGAGTATGAACTTCAGGTATTTTCCGGGCAAAACAGTATGGGGCTGATTCTGCCCTCGCTGTATTCTGAGCTGGAAGGCCCCGCGCTGAGCCACATTGTCGATCAGCTGTCTCAGGTTTCTTACCTTGACGAAATTGTGATCGGTCTCGATCGCGCCGATCGGGAACAGTTTCTTTACGCCCGAAAATTCTTCTCTCGCCTGCCGCACCGACATCGCATTCTATGGAACGATGGCCCGCGCCTGAAAGCGCTCAGCGACGAACTGGCAGAAAAGTCACTGGCACCGGAGGAGCCCGGCAAAGGCCGGAATGTCTGGTTTTGTGTCGGCTACACGCTGGCATCGCGTCGTTCTGCCTGTGTTGCCTTACACGATTGTGACATTGTCACCTATGATCGTGCGATGCTGGCTCGCCTGCTCTATCCCGTGGCGAATCCGCACTTTAATTACGACTTCTGCAAAGGCTATTACGCCCGTGTTGCAGAGGGAAAACTGAATGGCCGTGTGGGGCGTCTGCTGGTCTATCCGTTACTGAAATCGCTGCAAAAGGTCTACGGCAATTCCGACTATCTGGATTACATGCGCAGTTACCGCTATCCGCTTTCCGGCGAGTTCGCGATGCGCACCACCATTCTGAACAACCTGCGCATTCCTGGCGATTGGGGACTGGAAATTGGCGTGTTGTCAGAAATTTATCGCGGCACCGCAACCCGCCGTATTTGTCAGGTGGATATCGCCGATCGCTACGACCATAAACATCAGCCGATGTCTGAAGACGATCCTAACGCGGGATTGCAGCGCATGGCGGCGGACATCACAAAAGCGCTGTATCGCAAGCTGGCGATTCTCGGCGTGAATATCACCACGGACTCTTTCCGCGTCCTGCGGGCGACCTACTATCGCACCGCGCTTGATATGATCGATGCTTTCGAGCATGACGCACGTATGAACGGCCTGAGTTTCGACCGTCATAAAGAGGAGTCGGCGGTGGAGTTATTTTCTGATGTCATCACCTTTGCAGGTCATGCCTATAGCGATGTCCTGGGGGATAAACCGTTTGTGCCGAGCTGGAACCGCGTGCAGTCTGCGTTTCCCGATATCCTTGAGCGGTTGTATGCGGCGGTAGAAGCCGACAATCAGGAAACGTGA
- a CDS encoding MBL fold metallo-hydrolase, whose protein sequence is MKITQIRNATLRLEFGGKTFLIDPMLAPKATYPGFPGTANAHLRNPLVDLPLPMATILDVDAVIVTHTHLDHWDDAAIDAIPKTMPIFSQNAQDAGLIRQAGFTSVRVLDEQTEYDGITLIKTSGQHGSDETYANPQMAERLGDVCGIIFQHAHEKSFYLAGDTVWNQHVIAALTHHTPDVVALNIGNAVIPGFGSIIMGKEDVRRVHQLVPNAAIVATHMEAVNHCLLSRAELRDYLHEERLQSVAHVPNDGESVQF, encoded by the coding sequence ATGAAAATAACGCAGATTCGCAATGCGACATTACGACTGGAATTTGGTGGGAAAACGTTTCTGATTGACCCGATGCTGGCACCAAAGGCGACCTATCCCGGCTTCCCGGGAACAGCAAATGCACATCTGCGTAATCCACTGGTCGATCTTCCCCTGCCTATGGCGACAATTCTGGATGTTGATGCCGTGATTGTGACGCATACGCACCTCGACCATTGGGATGATGCAGCCATCGACGCTATCCCGAAAACGATGCCGATCTTCAGCCAAAATGCGCAGGATGCTGGCCTCATTCGGCAAGCGGGATTTACCTCGGTGCGTGTACTGGATGAGCAGACGGAATATGACGGCATAACGCTGATCAAAACGTCCGGCCAACACGGTTCTGATGAAACCTATGCTAATCCACAGATGGCGGAACGACTAGGTGACGTTTGCGGGATTATCTTCCAGCATGCGCATGAGAAATCGTTTTATCTGGCTGGCGATACCGTCTGGAATCAGCATGTTATTGCTGCATTGACGCATCACACGCCCGATGTGGTGGCGCTGAATATCGGCAATGCGGTCATTCCCGGCTTCGGTTCCATTATCATGGGAAAAGAGGATGTACGGCGTGTGCATCAGCTCGTACCCAATGCGGCGATAGTCGCGACACATATGGAAGCGGTGAACCATTGCCTTCTGAGCCGTGCTGAGCTGCGTGACTATTTGCATGAAGAAAGGCTTCAGTCCGTCGCGCACGTACCGAACGATGGCGAAAGCGTGCAATTCTGA
- the ydfG gene encoding bifunctional NADP-dependent 3-hydroxy acid dehydrogenase/3-hydroxypropionate dehydrogenase YdfG codes for MIIFVTGATAGFGESITRKFISAGHKVIATGRRQERLDALKAELGDALYPLKLDVRDRQAIEQAVASLPAEWQAIDVLVNNAGLALGLEPAHKASVDDWENMIDTNNKGLVFMTRALLPAMVERNIGHVINIGSTAGNWPYAGGNVYGASKAFVQQFSLGLRADLSGTRIRVTNIEPGLVGGTEFSAVRFKGNDDKVSKTYDNTTPLTAEDVSEAVFWVSTLPAHVNINTLEMMPVSQSFAGLSVHREG; via the coding sequence ATGATTATTTTTGTTACCGGTGCAACAGCTGGGTTTGGTGAGTCAATTACGCGTAAATTCATTAGTGCGGGCCATAAAGTGATCGCGACCGGCCGCCGTCAGGAACGTCTGGATGCGCTGAAGGCGGAACTGGGCGATGCGCTGTATCCGCTAAAACTGGATGTGCGTGACCGTCAGGCGATTGAACAAGCAGTTGCCTCCCTGCCAGCCGAATGGCAGGCCATTGATGTGCTGGTGAACAACGCTGGACTGGCGCTGGGTCTGGAACCTGCGCATAAAGCATCGGTCGACGATTGGGAAAATATGATCGACACCAACAACAAAGGGCTGGTGTTCATGACCCGCGCGCTGCTGCCCGCTATGGTGGAGCGTAATATCGGCCACGTCATCAACATCGGTTCTACCGCAGGAAACTGGCCTTATGCGGGCGGTAACGTGTACGGGGCCAGCAAAGCGTTCGTGCAGCAGTTTAGCCTGGGATTGCGTGCCGACCTGTCCGGCACCCGAATCCGCGTAACAAATATCGAACCGGGCTTGGTCGGTGGAACGGAGTTCTCAGCCGTGCGCTTCAAAGGTAACGACGACAAAGTCAGTAAAACCTATGACAACACGACGCCGCTGACTGCCGAAGATGTGTCTGAAGCCGTTTTCTGGGTGTCCACCCTGCCAGCACACGTCAACATCAACACGCTGGAAATGATGCCGGTCAGCCAGTCTTTTGCTGGGCTAAGCGTACACCGCGAAGGCTGA
- a CDS encoding pyridoxal phosphate-dependent decarboxylase family protein, translating into MSQLVETEAVETKINPILASSAQSIEAYQEAITQSSQAVMQWLQQPEMYQGKTVAELRERITLDFNPQGLGNQAAIERAIEYFLKDSLSVHHPQCVAHLHCPSLVVSQAAEVLINATNQSMDSWDQSPSATIIEMKLIEWLRTQVGYQSGDAGVFTSGGTQSNLMGLMLARDAFFARQGHSIQQDGLVGNLKKIKVFCSENAHFSVQKNMALLGLGYQCVTLVKTDRFARMDLNDLAEKVAQAKANGEQILAIVATAGTTDAGAIDPLRAIATLAAEHQIWVHVDAAWGGALLLSEKYRDYLDGIELVDSITLDFHKQFFQTISCGAFLLKEARHYELMRYQAAYLNSEFDEAQGVPNLVSKSLQTTRRFDALKLWMGLEALGQQQYAAIIDHGVTLAQQVAQYVDEHASLELVMQPQLASVLFRFRPQQLATADDATIALLNQRIGDALLESGRANVGVTEFNGVTCLKLTLLNPTVSLDDVKVLLDLVESTAQPLLTA; encoded by the coding sequence ATGTCCCAATTAGTGGAAACAGAAGCAGTGGAAACAAAAATCAACCCGATTCTGGCCTCTTCTGCACAGAGTATCGAAGCCTATCAGGAAGCGATTACGCAGAGTAGCCAAGCCGTCATGCAGTGGCTGCAACAGCCTGAGATGTATCAGGGGAAAACCGTTGCTGAACTGCGTGAGCGCATCACGCTGGATTTTAATCCTCAGGGCCTGGGTAACCAGGCCGCTATCGAGCGTGCAATTGAGTACTTTTTGAAAGACAGCCTGTCGGTGCATCACCCACAGTGCGTCGCTCACCTGCACTGCCCGAGTCTGGTGGTTAGTCAGGCGGCGGAAGTCTTGATTAACGCCACGAACCAGAGCATGGACTCCTGGGATCAAAGCCCGTCAGCGACCATCATCGAAATGAAGCTGATTGAATGGCTGCGTACTCAAGTTGGCTATCAGTCTGGCGATGCTGGCGTGTTCACCAGCGGTGGCACCCAGAGTAACCTGATGGGGCTGATGCTGGCGCGTGATGCCTTCTTTGCCCGTCAGGGACATTCGATCCAGCAAGATGGATTGGTTGGTAACCTGAAGAAAATTAAAGTGTTCTGTTCTGAAAATGCCCATTTCTCGGTGCAAAAGAACATGGCTTTACTGGGTCTGGGTTATCAATGCGTTACGCTGGTGAAAACCGATCGCTTCGCGCGGATGGATCTGAACGATTTAGCAGAGAAAGTGGCGCAGGCCAAGGCTAACGGTGAGCAGATTCTGGCGATTGTGGCGACGGCCGGTACCACTGACGCGGGTGCGATCGATCCTTTACGGGCGATTGCCACACTGGCGGCAGAACATCAGATTTGGGTACACGTTGATGCAGCCTGGGGCGGCGCACTGCTGCTGTCCGAGAAGTATCGCGATTATCTGGACGGCATTGAATTGGTGGATTCCATTACGTTGGATTTCCACAAACAATTCTTCCAGACCATCAGCTGCGGCGCTTTCTTGTTGAAAGAAGCGCGTCACTATGAGCTGATGCGCTATCAGGCGGCTTACCTGAACTCTGAGTTCGATGAAGCACAGGGCGTCCCTAATCTGGTGTCGAAATCATTGCAGACGACGCGCCGTTTTGATGCGCTGAAACTGTGGATGGGTCTGGAAGCATTAGGCCAACAGCAGTACGCGGCGATCATCGATCACGGCGTTACGCTGGCACAGCAGGTTGCACAGTATGTGGATGAACATGCCTCGCTGGAATTGGTGATGCAGCCACAGTTGGCAAGCGTTCTGTTCCGTTTCCGCCCGCAACAGCTGGCGACCGCGGATGACGCGACTATCGCATTGCTTAACCAACGCATTGGCGATGCATTGTTGGAATCAGGTCGTGCCAACGTAGGCGTCACCGAATTTAACGGTGTTACCTGCCTGAAACTGACGTTGCTGAACCCAACGGTCAGCCTGGACGATGTCAAAGTCCTGCTGGATCTGGTTGAAAGCACGGCACAGCCGTTGCTGACAGCCTAA
- a CDS encoding MDR family MFS transporter has protein sequence MKTENNPQQTPVPHRHWILIACMLAMFTAAIEVTIVATALPTIIADLGGFSLLGWVFAGYLLTQSISIPIYGRLADLYGRKKIFFFGMIVFLLGSILCGFSTQMGWLIVFRTLQGLGAGAITPIAFTIVADVYSSTERPKIQGYLSSVWGFSAIIGPLLGAFIVQHFNWALVFWVNVPIGLFSIFLLARYLPTMNAVRQHQLDWMGAFYLIVSVASLLMALLQAEVFGYWVIPLLAISAVGSILLVRQEKRTPEPLFPLALWRNRVIIAGNLGGLVVGAAMMGVSAFLPTFIQGVMGKTPLEAGSILAMMSIGWPLASTLSGRLMLWTSYRFTAMLGGIVLIIGSLTLLTVQPDSNLMWARLAAFLIGSGMGLSSTTFLVSIQNSVDYSIRGIATASAMFTRMLGSALGTAILGATLNISLHWRLPDVSDPLQTLMDPAKRILLSVNQLDTLASQVASSIHGVFIVSALIAAITLLSARMIPARQRPGQAETRQK, from the coding sequence ATGAAAACAGAGAATAACCCGCAGCAAACACCTGTCCCACATCGCCATTGGATTTTAATTGCCTGTATGTTGGCTATGTTCACGGCCGCGATTGAAGTGACGATTGTCGCCACCGCGCTGCCCACCATCATCGCGGATTTAGGCGGGTTTTCCCTATTAGGCTGGGTCTTTGCGGGTTATTTGCTGACGCAGTCGATCAGTATTCCAATTTATGGCCGATTGGCCGATCTGTATGGCCGCAAAAAGATATTCTTCTTCGGCATGATCGTGTTCCTGCTGGGGTCTATTCTGTGCGGATTTTCGACGCAGATGGGCTGGCTGATCGTCTTCCGCACCTTGCAAGGGCTGGGCGCGGGCGCGATTACTCCGATTGCCTTCACCATTGTTGCTGATGTGTACAGCTCGACCGAGCGCCCGAAAATACAGGGCTATTTGTCCAGCGTGTGGGGCTTTTCCGCGATTATCGGCCCGCTGCTGGGGGCGTTTATCGTGCAACACTTCAACTGGGCGCTGGTCTTCTGGGTCAACGTGCCGATTGGGCTGTTCTCCATCTTCCTGCTGGCTCGCTATCTGCCAACGATGAATGCCGTGCGCCAGCATCAGCTGGACTGGATGGGGGCGTTCTATCTGATTGTCTCCGTCGCCAGTTTGCTAATGGCGCTGCTACAGGCTGAAGTGTTTGGCTACTGGGTGATCCCACTGCTTGCGATCTCCGCCGTGGGCAGCATTTTGCTGGTTCGACAGGAAAAGCGCACGCCGGAGCCGCTGTTTCCGCTGGCGCTGTGGCGCAATCGGGTCATTATCGCCGGTAACCTCGGCGGATTGGTCGTCGGTGCCGCCATGATGGGCGTGAGCGCCTTTTTGCCAACGTTTATTCAGGGTGTAATGGGTAAAACGCCGCTGGAAGCCGGCAGTATATTGGCGATGATGTCGATTGGTTGGCCGTTGGCCAGCACGCTGAGCGGACGCTTAATGCTGTGGACGTCTTATCGCTTTACGGCAATGCTCGGCGGTATTGTGCTGATTATCGGCAGTCTGACGCTGCTAACCGTTCAACCGGACAGCAACCTTATGTGGGCGCGGCTCGCGGCATTTCTGATCGGTTCGGGAATGGGGCTAAGTAGCACAACGTTTCTGGTATCGATACAAAACTCGGTGGACTACTCCATCCGCGGCATTGCGACGGCTTCCGCCATGTTTACCCGCATGCTAGGTTCCGCGCTGGGAACGGCAATCCTTGGTGCGACGCTGAACATCAGTCTGCACTGGCGATTGCCGGACGTGAGCGATCCGCTCCAGACGCTTATGGATCCGGCCAAGCGTATTCTGCTGAGCGTCAACCAGCTCGATACGCTGGCATCGCAAGTCGCCTCGTCTATCCACGGCGTATTTATCGTTTCTGCACTCATCGCGGCTATCACGCTGCTTTCCGCCAGAATGATCCCGGCAAGACAGCGACCGGGGCAGGCTGAAACCAGACAAAAATAA
- a CDS encoding DUF1161 domain-containing protein, giving the protein MKKTVIFGAALFLVTPLAALASCESVKADIAQKIIANGVPESGFTLDIVPNDQVNQASGQVVGHCESDSYKIVYTRHAEGDANTESAPAPAEGQPTTTP; this is encoded by the coding sequence ATGAAAAAAACCGTCATTTTTGGTGCCGCGTTATTCCTGGTTACTCCGTTGGCTGCACTGGCATCTTGCGAGAGCGTGAAAGCGGATATTGCCCAGAAAATCATCGCCAATGGTGTACCAGAATCCGGTTTTACGCTGGATATCGTCCCGAACGATCAGGTGAATCAGGCCAGTGGTCAGGTGGTTGGTCACTGCGAGAGTGATTCATACAAAATTGTTTACACCCGCCATGCTGAGGGTGACGCCAATACGGAAAGTGCGCCGGCGCCAGCAGAAGGTCAGCCGACGACCACACCGTAA